In the Nicotiana tabacum cultivar K326 chromosome 16, ASM71507v2, whole genome shotgun sequence genome, one interval contains:
- the LOC107800885 gene encoding protein high chlorophyll fluorescent 107 translates to MSQFSFTSSSSSNFTLFYHTQNHNPSKFHFSVPFRTSQPSPSPPLLHPFCSHESSSSSPLLEENPETSRSSSKFDRQDRRYADEVADEIRTTKKSLEELLVVRRPVKDPNGEVGDEKGEEMRNFENSQDRSYLLEEQPSSSSFPLDDGLRKFAKKMPIFEPNRLESGSGEKPLKVNLDLALYRAKILARKYQYADAEKILQQCIDVWPEDGRPYVALGKILSKQSKLNEARTVYEKGCQATQGENPYIWQCWAILENRMGNIRRARELFDAATVADKKHIAAWHGWAVLELKQGNIKKARNLLGKGLKFCGGNEYIYQTLALLEAKAKRYERARYLFKQATKCNRKSCASWLAWAQLEAQLENNRAARQLFEKAVQASPKNRFAWHVWGVFEANLENIDQGRKLLTIGHMVNPRDPVLLQSLALIEYKHSSANLARVLFRRASEMDPRHQPVWIAWGWMEWKEGNISTARELYQRALSINSTTESAARCLQAWGVLEQRAGNLSAARRLFRSSLNINSQSYITWMTWANLEEDQGNSVRAEEIRNLYFQQRTEVVDDESWIMGFLDVIDPAIDSIKRLLNLDQNSYYKVKESSNTIAADDTDGSSEESTGSSSTNISQEESTGSSSANISTEESAGSSSSSANISTEESGSSSSANIKDNSIDTGSGFDLDDFIREMLSLDPSKLEVQLTTSLKDPPKTIRTASGVWRPTRKTTRTSQNL, encoded by the exons ATGAGtcaattttcttttacttcttcttcGAGTTCTAATTTCACTCTCTTCTATCATACTCAGAACCACAATCcgtcaaaatttcatttttccgTCCCCTTCAGAACATCCCAACCATCACCTTCACCTCCTCTTTTACATCCCTTTTGTTCCCATGAGTCATCTTCTTCATCACCACTTCTTGAAGAAAATCCAGAAACATCAAGATCTTCTTCTAAGTTTGATCGCCAAGATAGACGTTACGCTGATGAAGTTGCTGATGAGATCAGAACTACAAAGAAGTCCTTGGAAGAGTTACTTGTGGTTCGTAGGCCAGTGAAGGACCCTAACGGGGAAGTTGGTGATGAAAAAGGGGAAGAGATGCGTAACTTTGAGAATTCCCAAGACAGAAGTTATCTCTTGGAAGAGCAACCATCTTCCTCGTCATTTCCACTTGATGATGGACTTAGGAAATTTGCAAAGAAGATGCCAATTTTTGAGCCAAATAGGCTGGAATCTGGTTCTGGAGAGAAGCCACTTAAAGTCAATTTAGACTTAGCACTGTATCGGGCAAAGATTTTGGCTCGAAAGTATCAGTATGCAGATGCAGAGAAAATTTTGCAACAG TGTATTGATGTCTGGCCAGAAGATGGGAGACCATATGTTGCTTTGGGAAAGATTTTGAGTAAGCAATCAAAATTAAACGAAGCCAGAACTGTTTACGAAAAAGGATGCCAGGCAACACAAGGAGAAAATCCTTACATTTGGCAG TGCTGGGCTATTCTGGAAAATAGGATGGGTAATATACGGAGAGCTAGAGAACTATTCGATGCTGCCACAGTTGCTGACAAGAAGCATATTGCAGCCTGGCATGGTTGGGCAGTTTTAGAGCTGAAGCAAGGGAATATAAAAAAGGCAAGAAATCTTCTTGGCAAAGGCCTCAAGTTTTGTGGAGGTAACGAGTACATATACCAAACTCTTGCACTCCTTGAAGCTAAAGCAAAACGATATGAAAGAGCCCGCTACTTGTTCAAACAGGCGACAAAGTGTAACCGAAAAAGTTGTGCTAGTTGGCTG GCATGGGCTCAACTAGAGGCTCAGTTAGAGAATAATCGTGCTGCTAGGCAGCTAttcgag AAAGCAGTTCAGGCCAGTCCAAAAAATCGGTTTGCGTGGCACGTGTGGGGAGTTTTTGAAGCTAATCTTGAAAACATTGACCAAGGAAGGAAACTTCTGACAATTGGGCATATGGTAAATCCTAGAGATCCTGTTCTTCTCCAGTCACTTGCTTTGATAGAATACAAGCACTCCAGTGCCAACCTCGCACGAGTTTTATTCCGGAGGGCATCTGAAATGGATCCAAGGCATCAACCAGTTTGGATT GCTTGGGGTTGGATGGAGTGGAAAGAAGGTAACATTTCCACTGCTAGGGAACTATACCAGAGAGCTCTGTCGATCAATTCAACAACCGAAAGTGCTGCGCGCTGTCTTCAG GCTTGGGGTGTTTTGGAGCAAAGAGCCGGAAATCTATCAGCTGCTCGAAGATTGTTTAGATCTTCTCTGAACATAAACTCTCAGAGCTATATAACATGGATGACATGGGCAAATTTGGAGGAAGATCAAGGCAACTCCGTGCGTGCAGAGGAAATTCGTAACCTCTACTTTCAGCAG CGTACTGAAGTTGTCGACGATGAGTCATGGATTATGGGTTTCTTAGATGTCATTGATCCGGCGATTGATAGCATAAAGAGGCTCTTGAATTTGGATCAGAACTCTTATTACAAGGTAAAGGAGTCTTCTAATACTATTGCTGCAGACGACACTGATGGGAGCTCAGAAGAATCAACCGGCTCCTCCTCGACTAACATCAGCCAGGAAGAATCAACCGGCTCCTCCTCGGCTAACATCAGCACAGAAGAATCAGCCGGTTCCTCCTCATCCTCGGCTAACATCAGCACAGAAGAATCAGGCAGTTCCTCCTCGGCTAACATCAAGGACAATAGCATAGATACAGGAAGCGGCTTTGATTTAGATGATTTTATCCGAGAAATGCTGTCTTTGGACCCTTCAAAACTGGAAGTTCAGCTTACAACATCTCTCAAGGACCCTCCAAAGACTATCAGAACTGCTAGTGGGGTGTGGCGGCCGACGAGAAAAACTACCAGAACATCACAAAACCTTTGA